In Thermodesulfobacteriota bacterium, the genomic stretch ACGCGCTCTTCTACAGGATACCCTCGGGCGTGGGCTCCACGGGCTTTCTGAGGCTCGACCGCAACGAGTTCAGGGAGGCGCTTGAAGAGGGCTCGCGCTGGTGCCTCAAAAAGGGCTACGCCTGGCCCGAGGACATCGAGCTTACCGAGGAGCGGGGCTGCTTCGAGGGGGCGGACGCCTCGAAGGTGAGCGAAAAGGCCATAGACCGGGGGTTCGACCAGGTGGGCACGCTCGGGAGCGGGAACCACTACTGCGAGATACAGGTAGCGAAACCCGAGAACGTCATCGACGGAGAGACGGCCAGGGCCTTCGGTTTCACTCTCCCCGACCAGGTGGCCATAATGTTCCACTGCGGGAGCCGCGGGTTCGGCCACCAGGTGGCGACCGACTACCTTCAGTCATTCCTGCGTGTGATGGAGCCGAAGTACGGGATAAAGGTGCTCGACAGGGAGCTCGCCTCCGCGCCATTCAACTCTCGTGAAGGGCAGGACTATTTCAAGGCCATGAAGTGCGCCGCCAACATGGCGTTCGTGAACAGGCAGGTGATACTCCACAGGATACGCGAGGTCTTCTCGGCTGTATTCAGGAGGCCGCCCGAGGACCTCGGGATACGGATGGTATACGACGTAACCCACAACACGGCCAAGGTGGAAAGGCATATGGTCGACGGCAGGGAGATGGAGCTCCTCGTCCACAGGAAGGGCGCGACAAGGGCCTTCCCGCCCGGCATGAAGGGACTGCCCGGGAAATACATGCAGACCGGCCAGCCGGTCATAATCGGCGGGAGCATGGAGACGGGCTCATATCTGCTCGCGGGCCTCGCGACCGGCAAGGACGCGTTCTACACGACAGCGCACGGGAGCGGCAGGACCATGAGCAGGCACCACGCGAAACGCATGTACAGGGGCTCGAAGCTCCAGCACGAGATGGAGGAGAGGGGCATATACGTGAGGAGCGTTACATGGGGCGGGCTTGCCGAGGAGGCGGGCGCGGCATATAAAAAAATCGACGAGGTGGTCGGGGCCACGGAATCGGCCGGGCTCAGCAAGCGCGTAGTCCGGCTCATACCCATCGGGAACATAAAAGGCTAGCCGTAATAAAAATGCGGCGCATGAAATCCGCGCAAGGGGAAAACCGGGATGCCGTACCGCTATCTCGATGAAATCGCAACTGCCGACGTCGCGTTCGAGGCAACAGGCGGAAGCCTTGAAGAGGTCTTCACATCCGCAGCCGAGGCGACGGTGAACGTGATGGTAGACGAGCCGGAGAGGATAGAGAGGAGGAAGCGCGTGGCCGTAAAGCTCGAAAACCCTGAACGGGACATGCTCCTCTACGATTTTCTTAACGAGCTCGTGTACCTGAAAGACGCGAAAAAGCTCCTTATGCGGGTGGAAAAAATGGAGATAAAGGAGGGAGCTGAGGGCTTAAGCCTCGTCGCCGAACTATCTGGAGAGGAGCTTGACCCCGCGAAGCACCCGCTCGGCGCCGACGTGAAGGCAGTTACGCTCCACATGTTCAGCCTGGAGAGGGACGGCGGCGGGTGGAAGGCTACCGCCGTGCTGGACATCTAGCAGGTTGCTGAATCACTCAAATCGCGTTCAGGCTTTTTCAGCAGCCCGCGTTCAGAAATCCTCCTCAAGAAAGAGCTCTTCCGTCTCCTTCTCCTTCCGGAGCGCGAGCGGGGTCTGGCAGTAGGGGCAATAGACGCTCTCCCCGATCTTTTCATCCCCGGCCATCGGCACTTCCACATCGCACATCGGGCAGGTGAGATAATTACAGGAGCCTTTCTGCGGCATAGGTCGCCCTCCCTGGAGGATGTTGAACTTTTTCAATAACGGTTTGGCCGGAATGAATCCGTCCAGGCCTCGCAATGCCGGACTTTCAAGCCTTCGCAATTTGGCAATCCATCCGCAGATTGATCGCCTGGCAGGGTGTTTTCAACACCCTGCAGTGAAATCCCGCATATCATCTCATACCGGGGCCGCGGTTTCAAGGGCCTCCGGGACTCTCGTCCATCGCCGGTAAAAAAAAACGCATGGCGCGTTTCACCCAGTCGCTACGCGGGTTTTCCTTGACGGAGCTCACCAAAAGACGGAAAATTAATTATGCGCGAGGAGAGAAGAAAACTGTACCTCTCCGTAGGAGAAGTAGTCGTCCACCTGAGGCACCCGGAGTGGGGCCAGGGACGGGTGGTCGAGGAGATGAACTCCACCATACCAGGGGGCATATCCTTCATCAGGATAGAGTTCAGGTACGCAGGCAGGAGGACCTTCGATAACAATATCGAAAGCCTGCAGTGCTGCTACCATGCGGGCGTAAGAAGGGTAGGCTGAAA encodes the following:
- a CDS encoding RtcB family protein, translated to MGAPPSIKRISETVWEIPKGYKQGMLVPARIYATEKLIGEMDEGVFNQVTNVACLPGIVKYACCMPDGHWGYGFPIGGVAAMDIHEGVISPGGIGFDINCGMRLAVTDLTLEEVKPRLKELVDALFYRIPSGVGSTGFLRLDRNEFREALEEGSRWCLKKGYAWPEDIELTEERGCFEGADASKVSEKAIDRGFDQVGTLGSGNHYCEIQVAKPENVIDGETARAFGFTLPDQVAIMFHCGSRGFGHQVATDYLQSFLRVMEPKYGIKVLDRELASAPFNSREGQDYFKAMKCAANMAFVNRQVILHRIREVFSAVFRRPPEDLGIRMVYDVTHNTAKVERHMVDGREMELLVHRKGATRAFPPGMKGLPGKYMQTGQPVIIGGSMETGSYLLAGLATGKDAFYTTAHGSGRTMSRHHAKRMYRGSKLQHEMEERGIYVRSVTWGGLAEEAGAAYKKIDEVVGATESAGLSKRVVRLIPIGNIKG
- a CDS encoding archease, giving the protein MPYRYLDEIATADVAFEATGGSLEEVFTSAAEATVNVMVDEPERIERRKRVAVKLENPERDMLLYDFLNELVYLKDAKKLLMRVEKMEIKEGAEGLSLVAELSGEELDPAKHPLGADVKAVTLHMFSLERDGGGWKATAVLDI
- a CDS encoding DUF3553 domain-containing protein; the protein is MREERRKLYLSVGEVVVHLRHPEWGQGRVVEEMNSTIPGGISFIRIEFRYAGRRTFDNNIESLQCCYHAGVRRVG